A part of Pseudanabaena sp. BC1403 genomic DNA contains:
- a CDS encoding TIGR02391 family protein produces the protein MYNLTDNQKKVAKWLVKNVKDENLNEEFRIQWAIIPTEGVYQFLILNYKGTEQELKDIGITKGSLNALATNKLLLYQTNRATHNSTSEDAYRLLIPETWYCTLTGNIYTAVDNDFNTPDTSFINYLNPLANPSDFDEALTKRCFPILATGGSDPKLWDSAVRTAGVILEERLRDVGNISDPNQTGQSLVSKVFGKNGTLESKFSVPSEQSGYRDLYAGIVGAFRNPSAHRLVDPSPDEGGAFIVFVNLLLKKLEDLR, from the coding sequence AGGAGTTTCGCATACAATGGGCTATCATACCTACAGAAGGGGTTTATCAATTCTTGATATTGAATTATAAAGGTACAGAGCAAGAATTAAAAGATATAGGCATAACCAAAGGTAGCTTAAATGCTTTGGCTACAAATAAGCTGCTTCTTTATCAAACTAACCGAGCAACTCATAACAGTACTTCAGAAGACGCTTATAGGCTTCTTATCCCTGAAACTTGGTACTGTACTCTAACAGGTAATATCTATACTGCTGTAGATAATGATTTTAATACTCCAGACACCTCTTTTATCAATTATTTGAACCCTCTAGCTAATCCTAGTGATTTTGACGAGGCACTTACAAAGCGATGTTTTCCCATTTTGGCTACAGGAGGAAGTGATCCAAAACTGTGGGATTCTGCCGTAAGAACCGCAGGAGTGATTTTAGAGGAAAGATTGCGAGATGTTGGGAATATATCTGATCCTAATCAAACAGGACAGAGCCTTGTGAGCAAAGTATTTGGCAAAAATGGAACTTTAGAGTCGAAATTTTCTGTCCCTTCAGAACAAAGTGGGTATCGAGATTTATATGCTGGTATTGTAGGCGCTTTTCGTAATCCATCTGCTCATCGTTTAGTCGATCCCTCTCCAGACGAAGGAGGCGCTTTTATTGTGTTTGTAAATCTTTTATTGAAAAAACTTGAAGACCTTAGATAG
- a CDS encoding type II toxin-antitoxin system RelE/ParE family toxin, producing the protein MTSYIISPLASRDLDDIFDYFAEFSVDAGERFVDDFNKKCRNLAAFPHIGRAYTEIEASLRGIPLSGYIIFYRVNENSIEIVRVVSGYRDLDSLFTESNDTN; encoded by the coding sequence ATGACAAGCTACATTATTTCTCCATTAGCAAGTCGAGATTTGGATGATATCTTTGACTATTTTGCTGAGTTTAGTGTTGATGCTGGCGAGAGATTTGTTGATGACTTCAATAAGAAATGTCGTAACTTAGCAGCTTTTCCTCATATTGGTCGCGCCTACACTGAGATAGAGGCTTCTTTGCGTGGTATTCCTTTGAGTGGCTATATCATCTTCTATCGAGTGAATGAGAACTCCATAGAGATTGTCCGAGTGGTAAGTGGGTATAGAGATTTAGATTCTTTGTTTACTGAAAGTAATGATACAAATTAG
- a CDS encoding type II toxin-antitoxin system ParD family antitoxin has protein sequence MSIALKIEQEQFIQKKLKSGKYNSADEVIFEAFRLLEERDRHYEQWLQDTRQKVADGLAQLDRGEGLDGESVMARLKERIRNARENHQ, from the coding sequence ATGAGTATTGCCTTAAAAATTGAACAAGAGCAGTTTATTCAAAAAAAGCTGAAAAGTGGTAAGTATAACTCTGCTGATGAGGTGATTTTTGAGGCGTTTCGGTTGCTTGAGGAAAGAGATCGGCATTACGAACAATGGCTGCAAGATACTCGCCAAAAGGTGGCTGATGGTCTAGCTCAACTAGATCGGGGTGAAGGGCTGGATGGTGAAAGTGTGATGGCAAGGTTGAAGGAACGGATTCGTAATGCTCGTGAGAATCATCAATGA
- a CDS encoding aspartate ammonia-lyase, producing MTRTERDSMGEMSLPDDVYYGIQTVRAIDNFKISGLKPLPTFVDACLLIKKATALVNAELGCIPVGMGMAIAAAADEILDGHLREQFVVDVYQAGAGTSHHMNINEVLANRALEILGDVKGNYQNVNPNDHVNYGQSTNDVIPAAIRIGALLALDHVLFPALANLNEQLRIKAIAFAGIVKSGRTHLQDAVPVRLGDEFQAYAQIISDHVKRIHLAANDLKSLGLGGSASGTGLNTHPQYCDRVAEKLSDITGFELTPASNLMAAMQSMAPFVNVSGAIRNLAQDTCKIANDLRLMDSGPKTGLREIQLPPVQPGSSIMPGKYNPVIAEMTNMVCYQVIGYDTAIAFAAQAGQLELNVMMPLIAYDLIQSIEILGNAIDTLAAKCIRGIVAVEDRCLAYAEGSLSLVTALNTHIGYLNAADVAKESLATGKSLRQVVLDKGLMTEEKLAEVLDLEQMSRPNG from the coding sequence ATGACTAGAACCGAACGCGACTCTATGGGGGAAATGTCCCTACCCGATGACGTTTACTATGGTATCCAAACTGTAAGGGCGATCGATAACTTTAAAATTAGTGGACTTAAGCCTCTGCCTACCTTTGTGGATGCTTGCTTACTGATCAAAAAAGCAACAGCATTAGTAAACGCCGAACTCGGTTGTATTCCTGTCGGGATGGGTATGGCGATCGCGGCAGCAGCAGATGAAATATTAGATGGGCATTTACGCGAACAGTTTGTCGTTGATGTCTATCAAGCGGGTGCTGGTACATCACATCATATGAATATCAATGAAGTATTAGCCAATCGCGCCCTTGAGATTTTGGGTGACGTTAAGGGCAATTACCAAAATGTAAACCCTAATGATCATGTGAATTATGGACAGTCTACTAATGATGTGATTCCTGCAGCGATTAGGATTGGGGCATTATTAGCACTTGATCACGTCCTATTTCCTGCTTTAGCAAATCTCAATGAGCAGCTACGGATTAAGGCGATCGCATTTGCTGGCATCGTTAAATCTGGACGCACCCATTTACAGGATGCTGTCCCCGTCAGACTCGGCGATGAGTTTCAAGCCTATGCGCAGATTATTAGCGATCACGTCAAACGTATTCACCTAGCGGCGAATGATCTCAAAAGCTTAGGTTTAGGTGGTAGTGCCTCTGGTACTGGACTAAATACACATCCGCAGTATTGCGATCGCGTTGCCGAAAAGCTCAGCGATATCACAGGGTTTGAGCTAACACCAGCTAGTAACCTAATGGCAGCAATGCAAAGCATGGCTCCCTTTGTAAATGTATCGGGCGCAATCCGTAACCTTGCTCAAGATACTTGCAAGATTGCTAATGACTTGCGTTTGATGGATTCAGGGCCAAAGACAGGTTTGCGCGAAATCCAATTGCCACCAGTACAACCAGGCTCATCAATCATGCCAGGCAAATATAATCCTGTGATTGCTGAGATGACGAATATGGTTTGCTATCAGGTGATTGGCTATGACACGGCGATCGCCTTTGCGGCTCAGGCTGGTCAATTGGAACTAAATGTGATGATGCCTTTGATTGCCTATGATTTGATTCAGAGTATTGAAATTTTGGGCAATGCGATCGATACTCTCGCGGCGAAATGTATTAGAGGAATCGTTGCCGTTGAGGATCGCTGTCTTGCCTATGCCGAAGGTAGCCTTTCACTGGTAACAGCATTAAATACTCACATTGGTTATCTCAATGCTGCCGATGTCGCGAAGGAATCCCTAGCAACAGGTAAATCCCTACGTCAAGTAGTTTTGGACAAGGGATTAATGACAGAGGAGAAGCTAGCCGAAGTTCTTGATCTTGAGCAAATGAGCCGTCCAAATGGATGA
- the glmU gene encoding bifunctional UDP-N-acetylglucosamine diphosphorylase/glucosamine-1-phosphate N-acetyltransferase GlmU — MLAVAVLAAGKGTRMKSALPKVLQPLGGKSLVERVLNATDALQADRRIAIIGYCSDQVRAALADYPQLEFAEQTEQLGTGHAIQQLMEPLSDFTGELVVLTGDSPLMRTETIQALINSHRQHKASATVLTGILSNPTGYGRVFCDRDMRIEKIIEHRDCNPEQILNQRVSTGVYCFDWQELAQALPKLTTNNAQKEYYLTEVFDYLTSVYASDLEDPDESLGINDRIQLSHAYEILQKRAREKWMKAGVTMLLPETITIDDEVELAPNVIIEPHSHLRGNTKVGEGTTIGPSSLLSNSIIGENCSVQFSVIEDSQIADNCRIGPFARIRGESNVGEKCRIGNFVELKNAKVGDRTNAAHLSYLGDVTLGKQVNIGAGTITANYDGFKKHPTVIGDRSKTGSNSVLVAPIQIGENVNIAAGSIIVENVEDNALAIARAKQIVKPDYYDSEGRKKN, encoded by the coding sequence ATGTTAGCAGTAGCAGTATTGGCGGCGGGCAAAGGAACGCGCATGAAGTCAGCGTTACCCAAAGTACTACAACCTCTTGGCGGTAAATCATTAGTTGAGCGAGTTCTCAATGCTACAGATGCGCTACAAGCCGATCGCCGTATTGCAATCATTGGCTATTGCAGCGATCAAGTTCGAGCAGCTCTTGCCGATTATCCCCAACTGGAATTTGCCGAACAAACAGAACAATTAGGCACAGGTCATGCAATTCAGCAACTAATGGAACCTCTGTCTGACTTTACAGGTGAATTAGTAGTATTAACAGGGGATTCACCCTTAATGCGTACAGAAACTATTCAAGCCTTAATTAATAGCCACCGCCAACACAAGGCTTCTGCAACAGTACTTACAGGCATTCTTTCTAATCCAACTGGTTATGGTCGTGTGTTTTGCGATCGCGACATGCGAATCGAAAAAATTATCGAACATCGCGACTGTAATCCTGAGCAGATTCTCAATCAGCGTGTTAGTACAGGTGTCTATTGTTTTGATTGGCAAGAATTGGCTCAGGCTCTGCCAAAGCTCACTACTAATAATGCTCAAAAGGAATATTATCTGACTGAAGTATTTGACTATCTCACCTCAGTTTATGCCAGTGATTTAGAAGATCCCGATGAAAGTCTTGGCATTAACGATCGCATCCAGTTATCTCATGCTTACGAGATCTTGCAAAAAAGAGCGCGAGAAAAATGGATGAAGGCTGGTGTCACCATGCTACTTCCTGAAACAATTACCATTGATGATGAAGTGGAACTTGCGCCGAATGTGATTATCGAGCCACATTCCCATTTACGGGGTAATACTAAGGTTGGTGAAGGGACTACGATTGGGCCTTCAAGTCTATTGTCAAACAGTATTATTGGCGAGAACTGTTCTGTTCAATTTTCGGTGATCGAAGATAGCCAAATTGCAGATAACTGCCGAATTGGCCCATTTGCGCGAATTCGGGGCGAGTCCAATGTGGGTGAAAAATGTCGGATTGGTAATTTTGTGGAACTTAAAAATGCCAAAGTTGGCGATCGCACAAATGCCGCCCATCTCAGCTATTTGGGTGATGTCACACTCGGCAAGCAAGTAAATATTGGTGCAGGAACGATTACAGCTAATTATGATGGCTTCAAAAAGCACCCAACTGTCATCGGCGATCGCAGCAAAACTGGTTCTAACTCAGTTCTCGTTGCGCCCATTCAAATTGGTGAAAATGTGAATATTGCGGCAGGTTCGATAATTGTCGAGAATGTTGAAGATAATGCTTTAGCGATCGCTAGAGCTAAGCAAATTGTTAAACCTGATTATTATGATTCAGAAGGACGGAAAAAGAACTAA
- a CDS encoding sensor domain-containing diguanylate cyclase has translation MKAPDHPENEESRITMLRSLDILDTEPEERFDRLTRIAKRLFGVPIALVSLVDVNRQWFKSCQGLEVTEMSRDTSFCGHAILGDDIFIISDATLDDRFYDNPLVVNEPRIRFYAGVPLVISNGIKVGTLCLIDREPRSLSDEDKELLCDLGKMAAQELVSSQLATIDELTQISNRRGFISLAIHALNLCKRMNKPASLFFFDLDFFKEINDRFGHAEGDIALINFSKILQDAFRQSDVIGRLGGDEFVALLTNANQVETKLILHRLEQLLEEFNNQNTVRGYDIACSVGIAAFDPSRHQSINDLLADGDSMMYEQKRNKRTR, from the coding sequence ATGAAAGCCCCAGATCACCCTGAGAATGAAGAGAGCCGTATTACGATGCTGCGATCTCTAGATATTCTCGATACTGAACCAGAAGAGCGCTTTGATCGCCTAACTAGAATTGCAAAGCGTCTATTTGGAGTACCGATCGCATTGGTTAGCCTCGTCGATGTGAATCGCCAATGGTTTAAATCCTGTCAAGGTTTAGAAGTAACGGAAATGTCCCGCGATACATCCTTTTGTGGTCATGCCATTTTAGGTGACGATATTTTTATAATCTCTGATGCCACATTGGACGATAGATTTTATGATAACCCTCTAGTTGTTAATGAACCGAGAATTCGCTTTTATGCGGGAGTCCCACTAGTAATCTCTAATGGAATTAAGGTTGGTACGCTCTGTTTAATTGATCGAGAACCTCGAAGTCTCAGTGATGAAGACAAAGAGCTACTATGCGACCTTGGGAAGATGGCAGCTCAAGAGCTAGTTTCATCCCAATTAGCAACTATTGATGAGTTGACCCAAATTTCTAATCGACGCGGATTTATTTCTTTAGCGATCCATGCACTAAATCTATGCAAGCGCATGAATAAGCCAGCTTCTCTATTCTTTTTTGATCTAGACTTCTTTAAAGAAATCAATGATCGCTTTGGACATGCGGAAGGAGATATTGCATTAATTAATTTCAGTAAAATCTTGCAAGATGCTTTCCGTCAGTCAGATGTAATCGGCAGATTAGGAGGTGATGAGTTTGTGGCTTTATTGACTAATGCTAATCAGGTTGAAACGAAATTGATTTTACATCGGTTAGAGCAATTACTAGAAGAATTTAATAACCAAAATACAGTCCGAGGGTACGATATTGCTTGCAGTGTTGGTATAGCCGCGTTTGATCCAAGCCGACATCAATCAATTAACGATCTTTTAGCTGATGGCGATAGCATGATGTACGAGCAAAAACGCAACAAGAGGACAAGATAA
- a CDS encoding DUF2330 domain-containing protein: protein MKKFLVWMRVLLSTAISCLVVFAYSPAVFAFCGFYVSQADASLFNKASQVVIARDGKRTVLTMANDYQGDVKDFALVVPVPVLLKKEQVRIGEQKIIDRLDSFSAPRLVEYFDSDPCARYEDDGLLSPVPLPSTVAPTSKSRARRDNYQVTIEAKFAVGEYDILILSAKDSDGLESWLIDNDYKIPQGAKEILQPYIRQNMKFFVAKVNIAELNKTGSQSLRPLMMAYESPKFMLPIRLGMLNANGDQDLLVYILSPKGQAEVANYRTIKVPSGDDIPVYVKSEFGDFYKSMFKTSYNKEGRKVAFLEYAWDMSSCDPCSAEPLSQEELRKAGVFWQDSSDSVQPSSRRFPPVITNDGRVFITRLHIRYNRDKFPEDLTFKETSNQESFQGRYVLRHAFKGETNCDAGKEYQRSLRPRFEQEAQNLSKLTGWNIADIRRKMNISSLPDPMDVPFWENIWK from the coding sequence ATGAAAAAATTTCTTGTTTGGATGCGCGTACTATTGAGTACTGCCATTTCTTGCTTAGTTGTCTTTGCCTATTCCCCAGCAGTCTTTGCCTTCTGTGGCTTTTATGTATCACAAGCCGATGCTAGTCTCTTTAACAAAGCTTCGCAAGTTGTGATAGCCCGTGATGGCAAGCGCACAGTTTTAACAATGGCAAATGACTATCAAGGAGATGTCAAAGACTTCGCTCTGGTTGTGCCAGTGCCAGTATTGTTAAAAAAAGAACAAGTTCGCATCGGCGAACAGAAAATCATCGATCGTCTTGATTCCTTTAGCGCTCCTCGATTAGTCGAATACTTTGACTCCGATCCCTGTGCAAGGTATGAGGACGATGGATTATTAAGTCCTGTGCCACTACCTTCTACTGTTGCTCCTACAAGCAAATCTAGAGCGCGTCGTGATAATTATCAAGTCACCATCGAAGCTAAGTTTGCAGTTGGAGAATATGACATTCTAATTCTCAGTGCCAAAGACTCTGATGGTTTGGAATCTTGGCTAATAGACAATGATTACAAAATCCCCCAAGGAGCAAAAGAAATACTTCAGCCATATATTCGCCAAAACATGAAGTTCTTTGTGGCAAAGGTGAATATTGCGGAACTAAATAAAACAGGATCACAATCACTAAGACCTCTAATGATGGCATATGAATCACCAAAGTTCATGCTGCCAATCCGTTTAGGAATGCTAAATGCTAACGGCGATCAAGACTTGCTAGTCTATATTCTTTCACCCAAGGGGCAAGCTGAAGTAGCCAACTATCGCACGATCAAAGTGCCATCGGGTGATGATATTCCTGTCTATGTGAAGAGTGAATTTGGTGACTTCTATAAGTCTATGTTCAAGACTTCTTATAATAAAGAAGGGCGCAAAGTTGCTTTCTTAGAATACGCATGGGATATGTCAAGCTGCGATCCTTGTTCTGCCGAGCCGCTCTCGCAAGAGGAACTTCGTAAAGCAGGTGTCTTTTGGCAAGACTCTTCAGATTCTGTTCAACCATCAAGCCGCCGTTTTCCTCCTGTCATTACTAATGATGGTCGAGTATTTATTACACGCTTACATATTCGTTACAACCGCGATAAATTCCCCGAAGACTTAACATTTAAGGAAACCTCAAATCAAGAATCTTTCCAAGGGCGCTATGTTCTAAGACATGCGTTTAAAGGCGAAACCAACTGTGACGCAGGTAAAGAATATCAGCGATCGCTACGTCCACGATTTGAGCAAGAAGCTCAAAATCTATCTAAGTTAACAGGTTGGAATATCGCTGATATTCGCCGTAAAATGAACATCTCTAGTCTACCTGATCCTATGGATGTCCCATTCTGGGAAAATATCTGGAAATAA
- a CDS encoding DUF2330 domain-containing protein translates to MKKFLIWMRVLLSTALACLVVFAYSPAVFAFCGFYVSQADASLFNKASQVVIARDGKRTVLTMANDYQGDVKDFALVVPVPVLLKEKQVRIGEQKIIDRLDSFSAPRLVEYFDSDPCARYEAYDRVTLAGATRSAAPATEAKTRGGNYQVTIEAKFAVGEYDILILSAKDSDGLESWLIDNDYKIPQGAKELLQPYIRQNMKFFVAKVNIAELNKTGSQSLRPLMMAYESPKFMLPIRLGMLNANGDQDLLVYILSPKGQAEVANYRTIKVPSGDDIPVYVKSEFGDFYKSMFKTSYEKEGRKVAFLEYAWDMSSCDPCSAEPLSQEELRKAGVFWLDSNINTSSGGRIRRPMPFPSNNGRVFITRLHIRYNRDKFPEDLTFKETSNQESFQGRGLHIRYNRDKFPEDLTFKETSNQESFQGRYVLRHAFKGETNCDAGKEYQRSLRPRFEQEAQNLSKLTGWNIADIRRKMNISSLPDPVQVPFWENIWK, encoded by the coding sequence ATGAAAAAATTTCTGATTTGGATGCGTGTACTTTTAAGCACCGCCCTTGCTTGTTTAGTCGTTTTTGCCTACTCACCCGCAGTCTTTGCCTTCTGCGGATTTTATGTATCACAAGCCGATGCCAGTCTCTTTAATAAAGCTTCGCAAGTTGTGATAGCTCGTGATGGCAAGCGGACAGTTTTAACGATGGCAAATGACTATCAAGGAGATGTCAAAGACTTTGCTCTGGTTGTGCCAGTGCCAGTATTACTGAAAGAAAAGCAAGTTCGCATCGGTGAACAGAAAATTATTGATCGCCTTGATTCCTTTAGCGCCCCTCGCTTAGTCGAATACTTTGATTCCGACCCTTGCGCAAGATATGAAGCCTATGACAGAGTAACCCTTGCGGGCGCAACAAGATCTGCTGCTCCTGCAACGGAAGCAAAAACCCGTGGTGGTAATTATCAAGTCACCATCGAGGCTAAGTTTGCAGTTGGAGAATACGACATTCTGATTCTTAGTGCCAAAGACTCTGATGGTTTAGAATCTTGGCTAATAGACAATGATTACAAAATTCCCCAAGGAGCAAAAGAACTACTTCAACCCTATATTCGCCAGAACATGAAGTTCTTTGTGGCAAAGGTAAATATTGCGGAACTAAATAAAACAGGATCGCAATCACTAAGACCTCTGATGATGGCATATGAATCACCAAAGTTCATGCTGCCTATTCGCTTAGGAATGCTAAATGCTAACGGCGATCAAGATTTACTAGTCTATATTCTTTCACCCAAGGGGCAAGCTGAAGTAGCCAACTATCGCACGATCAAAGTGCCATCGGGTGATGATATTCCTGTCTATGTGAAGAGTGAATTTGGTGACTTCTATAAGTCCATGTTCAAGACTTCCTATGAAAAAGAAGGTCGCAAAGTTGCTTTCTTAGAATACGCATGGGATATGTCAAGCTGCGATCCTTGTTCTGCCGAGCCGCTCTCGCAAGAGGAACTTCGCAAAGCAGGTGTCTTTTGGCTGGATTCAAATATAAACACTTCTTCAGGTGGGCGTATTCGTCGCCCTATGCCGTTCCCAAGCAATAATGGTCGAGTATTTATCACACGCTTACATATTCGTTACAACCGCGATAAATTCCCCGAAGACTTAACATTTAAGGAAACCTCAAATCAAGAATCTTTCCAAGGCCGGGGCTTACATATTCGTTACAACCGCGATAAATTCCCCGAAGACTTAACATTTAAGGAAACCTCAAATCAAGAATCTTTCCAAGGGCGCTATGTTCTAAGACATGCGTTTAAAGGCGAAACCAACTGTGACGCAGGTAAAGAATATCAGCGATCGCTACGTCCACGATTTGAGCAAGAAGCTCAAAATCTATCTAAGTTAACAGGTTGGAATATCGCTGATATTCGCCGTAAAATGAACATCTCTAGTCTACCTGATCCTGTCCAAGTTCCCTTCTGGGAAAACATTTGGAAATAG
- a CDS encoding RnfABCDGE type electron transport complex subunit D, which produces MPRSLSRFFAFSTSLFKDARDYQIIFLSVFFLLGVCTRDWSLKPIAIAITFATCWLTQICMVSIFPPATPQKHERWLSLKSATITALGLSLLLRSDSYGAIAVASFLAIASKFIFRTNSKHWFNPANFGIVVVLLLDSFVGNSHAWVSNGQWGEDSLYALVFLGLGGIVLKKVGRWDTSFMFLASYAILEGLRNLWLGWTWDVLAHRLTSGSLLLFALFMITDPRSIPNAKVARLIWAFAIAVLAFIFRNVFFNADAMFYALFLISPFTVLCDRIWNAPRFQWLPKRYSALPSN; this is translated from the coding sequence ATGCCGCGATCGCTTTCCAGATTTTTCGCTTTTAGCACCTCACTCTTCAAAGATGCTCGCGATTATCAGATTATATTTTTATCGGTCTTTTTCCTACTCGGTGTATGTACCCGCGATTGGTCACTGAAACCGATCGCGATCGCAATTACCTTTGCGACTTGTTGGCTAACGCAAATATGTATGGTCAGCATATTTCCGCCAGCAACACCACAAAAGCATGAGCGTTGGCTCTCACTCAAAAGCGCTACAATTACCGCCTTGGGATTAAGTTTGCTATTGCGCTCCGATAGCTATGGCGCGATCGCAGTCGCTTCATTTTTAGCGATCGCAAGCAAATTTATCTTCCGCACCAATAGCAAACATTGGTTCAATCCCGCCAACTTTGGGATTGTTGTAGTTTTGTTGCTAGACAGTTTTGTTGGGAACAGCCACGCATGGGTTTCTAACGGACAATGGGGTGAAGATAGTCTATATGCGCTAGTCTTTCTGGGCTTAGGTGGCATCGTTCTCAAAAAAGTGGGGCGTTGGGATACGAGCTTTATGTTTTTAGCTTCCTATGCGATTTTAGAAGGCTTGCGAAATCTATGGTTGGGTTGGACTTGGGATGTCCTTGCCCATCGCTTAACTAGTGGTTCTCTGTTGCTATTTGCTTTATTTATGATCACCGATCCGCGTTCCATTCCTAATGCTAAAGTGGCGCGGTTAATTTGGGCTTTTGCGATCGCAGTTTTAGCATTCATTTTCCGCAATGTGTTTTTCAATGCTGATGCGATGTTTTATGCATTATTTCTGATCTCACCGTTCACAGTTTTATGCGATCGTATCTGGAATGCACCACGATTCCAATGGTTACCCAAACGCTATAGCGCTTTACCTTCCAACTAA
- a CDS encoding Coq4 family protein, giving the protein MTLANLRQNLDFLSTLKGVVTLLRDPTQTESVYDVEDGLRHTKATELAVEYVKSKPEVAALFQERYLAPSVNLEALLQLSPDSLGYTYATYIKDSGFDPNFYRRVKVEDDVSYFLLRMRQTHDIWHIVAGFSTDVFGELGLKAFELAQTHRTMSAVLIAGGLLSTLFKHPEQLDKLLEQIAIGYRLGAKAKPFFAKKWEENWERALIEWRQELGIEPTKEYMP; this is encoded by the coding sequence ATGACACTAGCAAATTTGCGGCAAAACCTTGACTTTCTCTCAACTCTAAAAGGAGTTGTAACTTTATTGAGAGATCCCACCCAAACTGAATCTGTTTATGATGTAGAAGACGGGCTGCGGCACACTAAAGCTACAGAATTAGCCGTTGAATATGTCAAATCGAAACCCGAAGTGGCGGCACTCTTTCAAGAGCGTTACTTGGCTCCATCGGTTAATCTTGAGGCATTGCTGCAACTATCTCCAGATTCCCTCGGATATACCTATGCTACTTATATCAAAGATTCTGGTTTTGACCCTAACTTCTATCGGCGTGTTAAAGTCGAAGATGATGTCAGCTATTTTCTCTTGCGGATGCGTCAAACCCATGACATTTGGCACATTGTGGCGGGATTTAGTACAGATGTATTTGGAGAATTGGGACTGAAGGCTTTTGAGCTAGCCCAAACCCACCGCACGATGTCAGCAGTGCTAATTGCTGGTGGATTACTCAGCACATTATTCAAACATCCAGAACAATTGGATAAATTGTTGGAGCAAATTGCGATCGGTTATCGACTAGGAGCAAAAGCTAAACCTTTTTTTGCAAAGAAATGGGAAGAAAATTGGGAGAGAGCATTGATAGAGTGGCGGCAAGAATTAGGTATAGAACCAACCAAAGAATATATGCCATAG
- a CDS encoding response regulator yields MKRILIIEDNQQVLEDVEEVLSLKNFHAITAQNGIGGLQMAEEEHPDLILCDVMMPELDGFDVLKILRQNPLTANIPFIFLTAKNSRTHMREGMELGADDYLTKPFTSQELLKAISTRIEKQEVIKQENAAKLDNFRLNIAHCLPHELLTPLHGILGMSDLLLNYYESMEPRETIDSIQTIYDCGLRLHRLAKNFIFFSELEAIATSPNVWQDNPEFTDVKDIICYSAHNFAEKAKRKKDLELDLEDAIIRMSSKYLTKLVEEIVENAFKFSESGTPVRLISRVNEKLFTLHIIDQGRGMTDEQITNVGAYMQFERKHYEQQGNGLGLIIAKRIVEIHGGGFSIKSSSEIVENIVRHQTVICITLPRLTIDTST; encoded by the coding sequence ATGAAACGAATTTTAATTATTGAAGATAATCAACAAGTTTTAGAGGATGTCGAAGAGGTTCTATCCTTAAAAAATTTCCATGCGATTACTGCACAAAATGGGATTGGAGGGTTGCAAATGGCAGAAGAAGAGCATCCAGACTTGATCTTGTGCGATGTTATGATGCCAGAACTAGATGGATTTGATGTTTTGAAAATATTACGTCAAAATCCCCTAACTGCGAATATTCCTTTCATTTTCTTGACGGCAAAAAACTCTCGAACTCATATGCGGGAAGGAATGGAGCTTGGGGCAGATGATTATTTAACAAAACCATTTACGTCTCAAGAATTACTGAAAGCAATTTCTACTCGAATTGAGAAGCAGGAAGTAATTAAGCAAGAAAATGCAGCAAAATTAGATAACTTTAGGTTAAACATTGCTCATTGTTTACCTCATGAATTACTAACTCCACTACATGGCATTTTAGGGATGTCAGACCTCCTATTAAATTATTATGAATCGATGGAACCTAGAGAAACAATTGATTCAATTCAGACTATTTATGATTGTGGTCTGCGTTTGCATAGATTAGCGAAAAATTTTATATTTTTTTCTGAGCTTGAGGCGATCGCTACAAGTCCTAATGTTTGGCAAGATAATCCCGAATTTACTGATGTCAAAGATATAATTTGCTATTCTGCTCATAATTTTGCTGAAAAAGCAAAGAGAAAGAAAGATTTGGAACTAGATTTAGAAGATGCGATCATTAGGATGTCATCCAAATATTTAACTAAATTAGTCGAAGAGATCGTCGAGAATGCCTTTAAGTTTTCCGAATCTGGTACTCCTGTGCGATTAATTAGTAGAGTCAATGAAAAACTTTTCACACTACATATTATTGATCAAGGACGAGGGATGACCGATGAACAAATAACTAATGTCGGTGCATATATGCAGTTTGAGCGCAAGCATTACGAACAGCAAGGTAATGGACTGGGCTTGATCATTGCCAAACGCATTGTGGAAATACATGGAGGGGGATTTTCTATTAAAAGTTCTAGTGAGATTGTTGAGAATATAGTTAGGCATCAAACAGTTATCTGTATTACTTTACCAAGGTTAACGATAGATACAAGCACCTAA